One genomic window of Coffea eugenioides isolate CCC68of chromosome 1, Ceug_1.0, whole genome shotgun sequence includes the following:
- the LOC113778597 gene encoding uncharacterized protein LOC113778597: MRDFPSCFNESGVQVADSSPASSNSSKASQNLVTCVYQTQFQGTSCFITITWSKNLMGQGVSIGIRSSTNECVCKVDIKPWLFTPRKGFRSSEADSTAIDIYWDFSSAKFGFGPEPLEGFYLAVAFNQELVLLLGDLQKEVYKKIGTSPVASNTVFIAKREHIFGKRVYTTKAQFCDHGPIHDIEIECDTGGINDPSLAISVDSRAVLQVKRLRWKFRGNETILVDGLPVEVYWDVHSWFFGNVMGNAVFLFQTCLSAEKLRNRHSTVSSNPSVFSRPGSQNSGSQGQGFSLILYAWKNE; this comes from the coding sequence ATGAGGGACTTCCCTTCTTGTTTCAATGAAAGTGGGGTCCAGGTTGCTGATTCTTCCCCAGCATCATCAAATTCTAGTAAAGCTTCTCAGAATCTCGTTACATGCGTCTATCAGACGCAGTTTCAGGGCACTTCATGCTTCATTACCATTACCTGGTCCAAGAATTTGATGGGGCAAGGAGTTAGCATTGGAATTCGGAGTTCAACCAATGAATGCGTCTGCAAGGTTGATATTAAGCCTTGGTTATTTACTCCAAGAAAAGGGTTCAGAAGTTCAGAGGCCGATTCCACTGCAATTGACATATATTGGGATTTTTCATCCGCAAAATTTGGTTTTGGCCCGGAACCGCTAGAGGGTTTCTATTTAGCTGTTGCATTTAACCAAGAACTTGTCCTACTCCTCGGGGATTTGCAAAAGGAAGTGTATAAGAAAATAGGTACTAGCCCTGTTGCATCTAATACGGTGTTTATTGCCAAAAGAGAGCACATCTTTGGGAAGAGAGTATACACTACAAAGGCTCAATTCTGTGACCACGGGCCGATACATGACATCGAAATTGAGTGCGATACTGGGGGGATTAACGATCCATCTCTGGCCATCAGCGTGGATAGCAGAGCGGTGTTGCAGGTGAAGCGGCTGCGGTGGAAGTTCAGGGGGAACGAGACTATTTTGGTGGATGGACTGCCGGTGGAAGTGTACTGGGATGTTCATAGTTGGTTCTTTGGGAATGTTATGGGCAATGCTGTTTTCCTGTTTCAAACCTGTCTCTCGGCCGAGAAGCTGCGAAACCGCCACTCCACCGTCTCCTCAAATCCGTCTGTGTTCAGTAGGCCAGGTTCGCAAAATTCCGGGTCACAAGGTCAGggattttcattgattttgtaCGCCTGGAAAAACGAGTAA
- the LOC113751067 gene encoding transcription repressor OFP12-like — protein sequence MPSNLGRNINLCFTNITAPSSPQSSIQAEHSRSLSSSAASVLIKNFNSLYDFTFDCTTYSKSFPHPTSATTTSDDDLSSSESYTTSSTPDFSTVFASQRFFCSSPGRSNSIIDSSSSLSSTSSSSPGIPTEPDSVVGGSIAVATYSPDPFMDFRRSMQEMVEAHDLIDVAANWDYLHELLTCYLSLNPKRTHKFIVGAFADLLVSLITSSSPDDERCRCTKSKFSDDGRKMSGMGGRM from the coding sequence ATGCCAAGCAATCTGGGAAGAAACATAAATCTTTGCTTCACAAATATCACGGCACCCTCATCTCCCCAATCCTCGATCCAAGCTGAGCACAGCCGTTCCCTATCCAGCTCCGCAGCATCAGTCCTCATCAAGAACTTCAACTCCCTCTACGATTTCACTTTTGACTGCACCACCTATTCCAAGTCCTTTCCCCACCCCACGtccgccaccaccacctccgaCGACGACCTCTCCTCCTCCGAATCCTACACCACCTCCTCCACCCCGGACTTCTCCACCGTCTTCGCATCCCAACGCTTTTTCTGCTCCTCTCCTGGCCGTTCTAACTCCATCATAGACTCCTCATCGTCCCTATCGTCAACCTCCTCGTCGTCTCCGGGCATCCCGACCGAACCCGACAGCGTCGTGGGAGGAAGCATTGCTGTTGCGACCTATTCGCCAGACCCTTTCATGGACTTTCGACGGTCCATGCAAGAAATGGTGGAGGCCCATGACCTGATCGACGTTGCAGCCAATTGGGACTACTTGCACGAGCTTCTCACCTGCTATCTGTCTCTCAATCCCAAGAGAACCCACAAATTCATCGTCGGAGCTTTTGCCGATCTTCTTGTCAGTCTCATTACTTCATCATCACCAGATGATGAGCGCTGCCGCTGTACGAAATCAAAATTCTCCGATGATGGTCGTAAGATGTCAGGCATGGGTGGACGGATGTGA